The Shewanella sp. NFH-SH190041 genome has a window encoding:
- the fabA gene encoding bifunctional 3-hydroxydecanoyl-ACP dehydratase/trans-2-decenoyl-ACP isomerase → MTKANSFSKEELIACGHGELLGKNSPRLPIDNMLMIDRVVTINDDGGTFGKGEIVAELDINPDLWFFGCHFADDPVMPGCLGLDAMWQLVGFYLAWEGAEGKGRALGVGEVKFTGQVLPGAKKVTYRLNIKRTIHRKLIMGIADATLEVDGREIYSATDLKVGVFADTSTF, encoded by the coding sequence ATGACTAAAGCAAACAGTTTCAGCAAAGAAGAGCTTATCGCTTGCGGCCACGGAGAATTGCTTGGTAAGAACTCTCCCCGCCTGCCTATCGACAATATGTTGATGATCGATCGCGTCGTCACGATTAACGATGACGGTGGCACTTTTGGCAAGGGCGAAATTGTTGCGGAACTGGATATCAATCCGGATTTATGGTTTTTTGGCTGTCATTTTGCTGATGACCCTGTGATGCCGGGCTGTCTGGGACTGGATGCCATGTGGCAACTGGTTGGTTTCTATTTGGCATGGGAAGGCGCAGAAGGTAAAGGCCGTGCACTGGGCGTAGGTGAAGTTAAATTTACCGGTCAAGTACTGCCAGGGGCAAAGAAAGTCACTTATCGCCTCAATATCAAGCGTACCATTCATCGCAAGCTGATCATGGGTATTGCTGATGCAACATTAGAAGTGGATGGCCGTGAAATTTACAGTGCCACCGATTTGAAAGTCGGCGTGTTTGCAGACACTTCAACATTCTAA
- the rmf gene encoding ribosome modulation factor, producing MKRQKRDKLDRAFSKGFQAGVGGRSKENCPYSSLDSKSQWLGGWREGVEGRLNGLFNK from the coding sequence ATGAAAAGACAAAAACGAGATAAGTTGGACAGGGCTTTTTCGAAAGGGTTTCAGGCGGGCGTCGGCGGACGTTCCAAAGAAAATTGTCCATATTCTAGTCTAGATTCCAAGTCGCAATGGCTTGGTGGTTGGCGAGAAGGGGTAGAAGGCCGACTTAACGGGTTGTTTAATAAGTAA
- a CDS encoding DUF3466 family protein → MKLTLDKTLSLVSISVLGALGTLPANATIQEQAYEIINLEDAEVKGTLKGTQRAYGMGVNATGQMIGLSQGRPALPPREDTDPVVDVTGGIAPELAVAPSISTPLVANNFTSKLNAEPAGGNGVEFDSLGGSVAPDATPANSIQAVVYGINAAGIKVGEVSSAQKSMEYTGGTEEKPEQKTGYYRDFEQRGIVTLPTGEVELPPPFTTYIYQPKDTAKAPIPVNLGGRSVAAAINAAGLVAGYGTTAMNTNGEAAINSCFAEGQTLPLPLCVQIKQFNGEDGYQVRAMVWNTNNAQPLEAKTLPLGLVPPEDSTTTYLAQGFGINSEGSVAGHSHIEDRTDLHAAYWQLTDPADPASDYGFHAVPFGSQTEYSSMANDINDNGLLVGSYRTNISGYFPTKFFVFDTKSGEVAITPNDFYDYTSDLSSSPSDINNQGLVVGSVEISHDQFNSRERAAFLYDTGSHSGTEAFIDLNTVLTCESKGLVPHGENQWQRQRISAVDGSGKTYEYERVIKLIEAKSITDDGMYIAGTALVNYPLFELDGSNNMVIGDNGRPMFVLNADGQPLTGFVPTAVLLKQSNQAVCDYVEPEPPYERQGGAWGWGLLLLTPLAMLRRRAVKRELA, encoded by the coding sequence ATGAAGTTAACACTGGACAAGACCCTGTCACTGGTTTCTATCAGTGTATTGGGTGCGCTCGGTACCCTGCCGGCCAATGCGACGATTCAGGAGCAGGCCTACGAAATTATCAATTTAGAAGACGCTGAGGTTAAAGGCACCCTGAAAGGTACGCAACGGGCTTACGGTATGGGCGTCAATGCTACCGGTCAGATGATTGGCCTGTCCCAAGGTCGTCCTGCGTTACCCCCTCGGGAGGATACTGATCCTGTGGTGGATGTCACAGGTGGTATTGCCCCTGAACTTGCTGTTGCACCTTCAATCAGCACGCCTTTAGTTGCCAATAACTTTACCAGTAAATTAAATGCAGAGCCTGCAGGGGGAAATGGGGTTGAATTTGATTCACTGGGGGGCTCAGTTGCCCCGGATGCAACCCCGGCAAACAGTATTCAAGCTGTGGTATATGGCATCAATGCTGCGGGCATTAAAGTGGGTGAAGTCTCCAGCGCACAAAAGAGCATGGAATACACTGGCGGCACAGAGGAAAAGCCTGAGCAGAAAACCGGTTATTACCGGGATTTTGAGCAGCGTGGCATTGTTACCCTGCCAACGGGAGAAGTGGAGCTGCCACCACCGTTCACCACCTATATTTATCAGCCTAAAGATACAGCAAAAGCCCCGATCCCCGTTAATCTTGGTGGGCGCTCAGTAGCTGCGGCTATTAACGCTGCGGGGTTAGTTGCCGGTTACGGCACGACCGCGATGAATACTAATGGTGAGGCTGCGATAAATAGCTGCTTTGCCGAGGGACAAACGCTCCCCTTGCCATTGTGCGTGCAGATTAAGCAGTTTAATGGTGAAGATGGCTATCAGGTTAGGGCGATGGTGTGGAACACCAATAATGCTCAACCACTTGAGGCAAAAACATTACCCTTAGGGCTAGTGCCGCCAGAAGACAGTACCACAACCTATTTAGCTCAAGGGTTTGGCATCAACAGTGAAGGCAGTGTTGCTGGCCACAGCCATATTGAAGACCGCACCGACTTACACGCGGCCTATTGGCAGTTAACGGATCCTGCCGATCCCGCATCAGACTATGGCTTCCATGCCGTGCCATTTGGTAGTCAGACGGAATACAGTTCAATGGCAAATGACATCAACGATAATGGTTTGTTGGTGGGCAGTTATCGCACCAATATCAGTGGTTATTTCCCCACTAAATTCTTTGTCTTTGATACTAAAAGTGGTGAGGTCGCCATTACGCCGAATGATTTTTATGATTACACCTCAGATTTGAGCAGTAGCCCAAGTGATATTAACAATCAGGGGCTGGTCGTTGGCTCGGTTGAAATCAGCCATGATCAATTCAATAGTCGCGAGCGGGCGGCATTTTTGTATGATACCGGCAGCCATTCTGGCACAGAGGCGTTTATCGATCTCAATACTGTGCTGACTTGTGAGTCAAAAGGCTTGGTGCCTCACGGCGAAAATCAGTGGCAGCGACAACGCATCAGCGCGGTAGATGGCAGTGGTAAAACCTATGAGTATGAGCGGGTGATCAAGCTGATTGAAGCCAAGAGCATCACAGATGACGGTATGTATATTGCCGGTACAGCTTTGGTGAACTATCCGCTGTTTGAGTTAGATGGCAGTAATAACATGGTGATTGGCGACAATGGCCGGCCGATGTTTGTCTTGAATGCCGATGGTCAGCCGCTAACTGGCTTTGTGCCAACAGCGGTGCTGCTGAAACAGAGTAACCAAGCGGTATGTGATTATGTGGAGCCTGAGCCACCTTATGAGCGTCAAGGGGGCGCGTGGGGATGGGGGCTTTTATTACTGACACCATTGGCAATGTTACGCCGTAGAGCTGTTAAGCGTGAGCTAGCGTAA
- a CDS encoding ABC transporter ATP-binding protein — translation MSLVRINKGSLAYGYIPLLQNADFTIEPGERVCIVGRNGAGKSSLLKVLSGDVLLDDGEFNIATDVKVSRLQQDPPKQETGTVYAYIAGGLQQVGETLERYHQLSATIGQAEPAEMERMLKQMERLQNELDHLDGWLLDTRINGHCKRLGLDPATPLSELSGGWQRKVALARALVSEPDLLLLDEPTNHLDIDTIEWLEQYLLAYKGAIVFISHDRGFISRMATRIVDLDRGVVTSWPGNYQAYLDGKAEWLRVQEEHNASFDKKLAEEEAWIRQGIKARRTRNEGRVRALKALRMERKERINRQGNVNMAVSESERSGKLVFEVTDLNYNLPDLNLVKNFNTAVMRGDRIAIIGPNGCGKSTLIKLLLDKIQPQSGNVRCGTKLQVAYFDQYREALDPEQTVEENVGEGKQTVTVNGKDRHILSYLQDFLFSPARARTPVKALSGGEKNRLLLARLLLRPANLIILDEPTNDLDIETLELLESMLAEYQGTLIIVSHDRAFIDNTATSSWWYAGNGHWSEFLGGYQDAVDQGARFYREEPEAEKAVEVKAQVEKKPEVVVKQAKKLSYKLQRELDSLPQLMETLETEIESLQQAVSEPDFYSQPSDQVNSRLSELAEKEQLLEQYFERWEELESMK, via the coding sequence TTGAGTTTGGTTCGAATTAACAAAGGATCACTGGCCTATGGCTATATCCCTTTGTTGCAAAATGCTGATTTTACCATTGAGCCCGGTGAGCGGGTTTGTATTGTTGGCCGTAATGGCGCGGGTAAATCTAGCCTATTAAAAGTGTTGTCTGGCGATGTGTTGCTGGATGATGGTGAGTTTAATATTGCCACTGACGTGAAGGTCAGTCGTTTGCAGCAAGATCCGCCTAAGCAGGAAACCGGTACCGTGTATGCCTATATTGCCGGTGGTTTGCAGCAGGTGGGGGAAACCCTGGAGCGTTACCATCAGCTCTCCGCTACTATCGGCCAAGCAGAGCCTGCTGAGATGGAGCGGATGCTTAAGCAGATGGAGCGACTGCAAAATGAATTGGATCATCTTGATGGTTGGCTGCTCGATACCCGGATTAATGGTCACTGTAAACGGTTAGGGCTGGATCCGGCCACGCCGCTGTCTGAGCTGTCCGGTGGCTGGCAACGTAAAGTTGCATTAGCCCGGGCGCTAGTGAGCGAGCCAGATCTTCTGTTGTTGGATGAGCCAACTAACCACCTGGATATCGACACCATTGAATGGCTGGAGCAATATTTGCTGGCTTATAAAGGCGCCATTGTCTTTATCAGTCACGACCGGGGCTTTATTAGCCGGATGGCAACTCGAATTGTCGATCTTGACCGAGGAGTCGTGACTTCTTGGCCTGGCAATTATCAGGCTTACCTTGACGGTAAAGCGGAATGGTTGCGGGTTCAAGAAGAACACAATGCCAGCTTTGATAAGAAACTGGCAGAAGAAGAAGCTTGGATCCGTCAGGGTATCAAGGCGCGTCGTACCCGTAACGAAGGTCGGGTGAGGGCATTAAAAGCCCTGCGGATGGAGCGTAAAGAGCGCATCAACCGGCAGGGTAATGTCAATATGGCGGTGTCTGAATCTGAACGCAGCGGTAAGCTGGTGTTCGAGGTAACCGACTTAAATTACAACTTGCCAGACTTAAATCTGGTGAAAAACTTCAACACGGCGGTGATGCGCGGTGATCGGATTGCCATTATCGGCCCGAACGGGTGTGGTAAATCGACCCTGATTAAGCTGCTGTTGGATAAAATTCAGCCTCAGTCAGGTAATGTCCGTTGCGGTACCAAGTTGCAGGTCGCGTATTTTGACCAATATCGCGAAGCGTTGGATCCAGAGCAAACCGTGGAAGAAAACGTCGGTGAAGGCAAGCAGACGGTCACGGTTAACGGTAAAGACCGGCATATCCTCAGTTATCTGCAGGATTTCCTGTTTTCTCCTGCCCGAGCCCGTACACCAGTGAAGGCATTATCCGGTGGGGAAAAGAACCGTTTGCTGCTGGCCAGACTGCTATTGCGCCCAGCAAATTTGATCATCCTCGACGAACCGACCAATGATCTTGATATTGAGACACTGGAATTGCTAGAGTCCATGTTGGCTGAGTATCAGGGCACCCTGATTATCGTTAGCCATGACCGGGCATTTATTGACAACACCGCGACCAGCAGTTGGTGGTATGCCGGCAATGGTCACTGGAGTGAATTCCTTGGGGGCTATCAGGATGCTGTCGATCAGGGCGCACGTTTTTACCGTGAGGAACCTGAAGCCGAAAAAGCGGTCGAAGTGAAAGCACAGGTAGAGAAAAAGCCAGAAGTAGTTGTTAAGCAAGCTAAAAAGCTGTCTTATAAATTACAGCGTGAATTAGATTCATTACCCCAGTTAATGGAAACGCTGGAAACGGAAATTGAATCTTTGCAACAAGCTGTCAGTGAACCGGATTTTTACAGTCAACCTAGCGATCAGGTTAACAGTCGCTTGAGTGAGCTGGCCGAAAAGGAACAACTGCTGGAACAGTACTTCGAGCGTTGGGAAGAACTGGAATCAATGAAGTAA
- a CDS encoding glutaredoxin family protein: protein MPESLVLYHTDGCHLCELAFELLLPLGLSVARVDICDDETLAVRYGTRIPVLRQADGRELNWPFDQQAVKKFLGDNFEFGSN from the coding sequence ATGCCTGAGTCTTTGGTGCTGTACCACACCGATGGTTGCCACTTGTGTGAGCTGGCGTTTGAGCTGCTGTTGCCGCTTGGCCTCTCCGTAGCACGGGTGGATATCTGTGATGATGAGACATTGGCTGTGCGTTATGGCACCCGTATTCCCGTACTCAGACAGGCCGATGGCCGAGAGCTGAATTGGCCGTTTGATCAACAGGCCGTGAAGAAATTTTTGGGAGATAACTTTGAGTTTGGTTCGAATTAA